In a single window of the Acidobacteriota bacterium genome:
- a CDS encoding methylmalonyl-CoA mutase family protein, whose amino-acid sequence MSDDGKKPPAGSQRSRSRAEWDRKTLDPALKRGGERDIEFSTVSSLPIERLYTQEDLGDDWDPTDRLGFPGEYPYTRGIHPTMHRGRLWTMRQFAGFGSAGETNERFKYLLDHGQGGLSVAFDLPTLMGRDSDDALACGEVGREGVAIDSLQDMERLFDGIPLDEVSTSMTINAPAAVIFAMYLGVAEKQGVSFEKLRGTLQNDILKEYIAQKEWIYPPHPSMRIITDMMEFCTRHVPQWNTISISGYHIREAGSTAVQELAFTLSDGLAYVQAGIDRGLEVDSFAPRLSFFFNSHNDFFEEVCKMRAARRIWAREMKERFGAKNPKSLLCRFHTQTAGCSLTAQQPHNNIVRVTIQALAAVLGGTQSLHTDSYDEALALPSDEAVTVALRTQQIIAEESGVTHAVDPLGGSYFVESLTDRMEADAMDYIRRIDEMGGVIAAIETGFQQREIAEASYQYQRQIEVGTKTIVGVNKYCMDETYKPELLRIGPEVEERQVSRLKELKRERDNERVDETLSALRKAAEGDENLLPRMLDAVRAYATVQEVSDALVPVFGRYRETSVI is encoded by the coding sequence ATGAGCGACGACGGAAAGAAACCGCCTGCAGGCTCTCAACGAAGCCGCAGTCGCGCGGAGTGGGATCGGAAAACCCTCGACCCGGCTCTGAAACGAGGCGGAGAACGGGACATCGAGTTCTCGACCGTCTCCAGCCTCCCCATCGAGCGGCTCTACACCCAGGAAGATCTCGGCGACGACTGGGACCCCACGGATCGACTGGGCTTCCCCGGGGAGTACCCGTACACCCGCGGGATCCATCCCACGATGCATCGAGGCCGCCTCTGGACGATGCGGCAGTTCGCCGGGTTCGGCTCGGCAGGGGAGACCAACGAACGATTCAAGTACCTCCTCGATCACGGACAGGGGGGGCTTTCCGTCGCCTTCGACCTGCCGACGCTCATGGGGCGGGACAGCGACGACGCCCTGGCCTGTGGCGAGGTCGGCAGGGAGGGGGTCGCCATCGACTCGCTCCAGGACATGGAACGGTTGTTCGACGGCATCCCGCTGGACGAGGTCTCGACCTCGATGACCATCAACGCGCCGGCTGCGGTCATCTTCGCGATGTATCTCGGCGTGGCAGAGAAGCAGGGTGTGTCGTTCGAGAAACTCCGCGGCACACTCCAGAACGATATCCTCAAGGAATATATCGCGCAGAAGGAGTGGATCTATCCGCCCCACCCGAGCATGCGCATCATCACCGACATGATGGAGTTCTGCACACGGCACGTGCCGCAGTGGAACACGATCTCGATCTCCGGCTATCACATTCGCGAGGCGGGCTCGACAGCGGTCCAGGAACTGGCATTCACTCTCTCCGATGGTCTGGCGTATGTGCAGGCGGGCATCGACAGGGGACTGGAGGTCGATTCGTTTGCTCCGCGGCTATCGTTCTTCTTCAATTCTCACAACGACTTCTTTGAGGAAGTCTGCAAGATGCGGGCGGCCCGACGAATCTGGGCCCGCGAGATGAAGGAACGCTTCGGCGCGAAGAATCCGAAATCCCTGCTCTGTCGGTTCCACACGCAGACGGCCGGTTGTTCGTTGACGGCCCAGCAGCCCCACAACAACATCGTGCGGGTCACTATCCAGGCCCTGGCTGCGGTCCTCGGCGGAACGCAGTCCCTCCACACCGACTCCTACGACGAGGCGCTGGCGTTGCCGTCCGATGAGGCGGTCACCGTCGCCCTCCGCACCCAACAGATCATCGCCGAGGAGTCGGGAGTGACTCACGCCGTCGATCCTCTCGGCGGCTCGTACTTCGTCGAGTCGCTGACGGATCGCATGGAGGCCGATGCGATGGACTACATCCGTCGAATCGACGAGATGGGCGGCGTCATCGCCGCCATCGAGACGGGTTTCCAGCAACGAGAGATTGCGGAAGCGTCCTACCAGTACCAGCGACAGATTGAAGTCGGCACCAAGACCATCGTCGGCGTGAACAAGTACTGCATGGACGAGACCTACAAACCGGAGCTGCTCCGTATCGGCCCGGAGGTCGAGGAACGACAGGTTTCGCGCCTGAAGGAACTGAAGCGCGAGCGGGACAACGAGCGCGTCGACGAGACGCTCTCCGCACTCCGCAAGGCCGCGGAGGGTGACGAGAATCTGCTTCCGAGGATGCTCGACGCCGTACGGGCTTACGCGACGGTTCAAGAGGTGAGTGACGCACTGGTGCCGGTCTTTGGTCGCTATCGAGAAACATCCGTAATCTGA
- a CDS encoding cobalamin B12-binding domain-containing protein, with amino-acid sequence MLRLLVGKVGLDGHDRGAKIIARALRDAGFEVIYTGLHQSPEMVVQTAIQEDVDAISLSILSGAHNHLFPRVIELLREQGVSDIAVFGGGIVPDEDIPGLKEKGVLEIFTPGATTTEIIDWVRQNVQPRDLG; translated from the coding sequence ATGCTGCGCCTGCTGGTTGGCAAGGTGGGGCTTGATGGACACGACCGCGGCGCGAAGATCATCGCGCGTGCGCTGCGTGATGCGGGGTTCGAAGTTATCTACACGGGACTCCACCAGTCCCCGGAGATGGTCGTGCAGACGGCGATCCAGGAAGATGTGGACGCCATCTCGTTGTCCATCCTCTCCGGAGCCCACAATCATCTGTTCCCGCGGGTCATCGAACTCCTTCGTGAGCAAGGGGTTTCGGACATCGCGGTATTCGGTGGAGGCATTGTTCCCGACGAGGACATCCCCGGTCTGAAGGAAAAGGGTGTCCTGGAGATCTTCACTCCCGGCGCGACGACAACCGAGATCATCGACTGGGTGCGGCAGAACGTTCAGCCCCGCGACCTTGGGTGA
- a CDS encoding response regulator: MAKTLLLADDSSTIRRIVELTYVDTEFRVESFEDGETLLERVVHGEADLVLADLNMPGVAGYDLCRKVKELREVPVLLLAGAFEPLDETLAEQCGADGALVKPFDAEALRSAVLDALERAVAEPEPVSDSLDATADAIETTVDEPTPEWIEQVVDRVIERLSADGVREIVHEATREAVRELAPDLIRRRIQELEDDA, translated from the coding sequence ATGGCAAAAACACTTCTTCTGGCAGATGACAGCAGCACGATTCGCAGAATCGTCGAGCTGACCTACGTCGACACCGAGTTTCGCGTCGAGAGTTTCGAAGACGGCGAGACACTTCTCGAACGCGTGGTCCACGGGGAAGCCGATCTGGTCCTCGCCGATCTGAATATGCCCGGCGTGGCCGGCTACGACCTGTGCCGGAAGGTGAAGGAGCTACGCGAGGTTCCGGTTCTTCTGCTTGCCGGAGCATTCGAGCCCCTCGACGAGACCCTCGCCGAGCAATGCGGAGCCGATGGAGCCCTCGTCAAACCTTTCGATGCGGAGGCCTTGCGGTCGGCCGTCCTGGATGCCCTGGAGCGGGCCGTCGCGGAGCCCGAGCCTGTCTCCGATTCGCTGGATGCGACAGCAGACGCGATCGAGACCACCGTCGACGAACCGACGCCCGAATGGATCGAGCAGGTCGTCGATCGGGTCATCGAGCGACTCTCGGCCGACGGCGTGCGCGAGATCGTACACGAGGCAACTCGCGAAGCCGTTCGCGAGCTTGCGCCGGATCTCATCCGGAGACGGATCCAGGAATTGGAAGACGACGCGTAG
- a CDS encoding valine--tRNA ligase, which yields MMSRELDREYRPETVEETWIKRWEKADAFRGDPAGGKAPFCIVIPPPNVTGNLHIGHVLVYTLHDVVVRYQRMRGRDVLWLPGTDHAGIATQMVVERELEKEGTTRHELGREAFQKRVWDWKETYGNRITDALRRLGSSCDWSRERFTLDEGLSEAVREVFVRLYNEDLIYRDRYIVNWCPRCSTALSDLETDHHATAGRLYTIRYPAADGGDGEIRVATTRPETLLGDTGVAVHPEDSRFAALVGQRVEVPLTGRDVPVLADTFVDPAFGTGAVKITPAHDPNDFAAGRRLGLQERVVIGPDARMTDAAGEYAGLDRLEARKKIVADLDAKGLLVGVDEHEHAVGHCQRCHTMVEPLVSTQWFVRIDDLARPAISAVESGRTKFIPDAWSKTYFEWMRNIHDWCISRQLWWGHRIPAWYCDACETTIVSVDEPKQCDKCAGALRQDEDVLDTWFSSALWPFSTLGWPHETTDLQHYYPTSLLITGHDIIFFWVARMIMMGLKFQDDVPFGDVYIHGLVRDAQGQKMSKSKGNTIEPAVVQEKYGTDAVRFTMAILAAPGNDIPLAPERMEGYRAFVNKLWNATRFVLMRLGDDPPASFDQDSLTRVDRWILSRLRETIEGVDAALAEYRFDRAADLLYHFVWGNFCDWYIEFLKPDLGDDVEPQRRAAARGVLLHVSATTLRLLHPFIPFVTEELWERLPHHDGLLAVASWPTADAYQADTTAEKEIELMRDVVARIRNLRAESQIPPGKPIEVVLYTGDAASREVLRQERKRMATLVRASGIRIADIVDRTTIAARGIAGDVQIAIPLEGLLDLDAERSRLRKEQGKVVKELESRKRKLSNRSFLAKAPEDVVAKERELQSELAERLGRLDEMLAALGDDEGS from the coding sequence TTGATGAGTCGGGAGCTGGATCGGGAATACCGTCCGGAGACGGTCGAGGAGACCTGGATCAAGCGCTGGGAGAAGGCGGACGCCTTTCGCGGGGATCCGGCCGGCGGAAAGGCACCGTTCTGCATCGTCATCCCGCCGCCGAACGTCACCGGCAACCTGCACATCGGTCATGTCCTGGTCTATACGCTTCACGATGTCGTCGTGAGGTATCAGCGGATGAGGGGCCGTGACGTGCTCTGGCTGCCCGGCACGGATCACGCCGGCATCGCGACCCAGATGGTCGTCGAGCGCGAACTGGAAAAGGAAGGCACCACGCGGCATGAACTGGGCCGCGAGGCTTTCCAGAAACGGGTCTGGGACTGGAAAGAGACCTACGGCAATCGAATCACCGACGCGTTGCGACGACTCGGTTCCTCCTGTGACTGGTCTCGCGAGCGGTTCACCCTGGACGAGGGACTCTCGGAGGCGGTTCGCGAGGTCTTCGTTCGACTCTACAACGAGGACCTGATTTATCGGGACCGCTACATCGTTAACTGGTGTCCCCGTTGTAGTACCGCCCTCTCGGATCTCGAGACCGACCACCACGCGACCGCGGGTCGTCTCTACACCATTCGATACCCCGCGGCCGACGGCGGCGACGGCGAGATTCGCGTCGCGACGACACGGCCGGAAACCCTCCTGGGCGACACCGGTGTCGCGGTGCATCCGGAGGATTCGCGATTCGCGGCTCTGGTCGGCCAGAGAGTCGAAGTACCCCTGACCGGTCGCGATGTGCCCGTGCTTGCCGATACGTTCGTCGATCCGGCCTTCGGAACCGGAGCGGTCAAGATCACGCCGGCCCATGATCCGAATGACTTTGCGGCCGGGCGACGCCTGGGGCTTCAGGAACGCGTGGTAATCGGGCCCGACGCTCGAATGACCGATGCGGCAGGCGAATATGCCGGTCTCGATCGGTTAGAAGCCAGGAAGAAGATTGTCGCTGACCTCGACGCCAAGGGCCTCCTGGTAGGCGTTGACGAGCACGAGCACGCGGTAGGTCACTGCCAGCGTTGCCACACGATGGTCGAACCGCTCGTCTCGACGCAGTGGTTTGTCCGCATCGACGACCTGGCGCGTCCCGCAATCTCCGCGGTCGAATCCGGTCGAACAAAATTCATTCCCGACGCTTGGTCCAAGACTTACTTCGAGTGGATGAGGAATATCCACGACTGGTGCATCTCCCGGCAGCTGTGGTGGGGGCATCGAATCCCTGCCTGGTACTGCGATGCGTGCGAGACGACGATCGTGTCGGTCGATGAGCCAAAACAATGCGACAAGTGCGCGGGAGCCCTTCGTCAGGACGAAGACGTCCTGGACACCTGGTTCTCGTCCGCGTTGTGGCCGTTCTCGACATTGGGCTGGCCACACGAGACGACGGACCTTCAGCACTACTACCCGACGTCACTCCTGATCACAGGGCACGACATCATCTTCTTCTGGGTCGCCAGAATGATCATGATGGGACTCAAGTTCCAGGACGACGTTCCCTTCGGTGATGTCTACATCCATGGGTTGGTGCGAGACGCCCAGGGACAGAAGATGTCCAAATCGAAGGGCAACACAATCGAGCCGGCGGTGGTCCAGGAGAAATACGGAACGGATGCCGTTCGCTTCACCATGGCCATCCTCGCCGCCCCAGGTAACGACATCCCGCTGGCTCCCGAGCGAATGGAAGGTTATCGGGCGTTCGTCAACAAACTCTGGAACGCGACACGATTCGTCCTCATGCGGCTCGGCGACGATCCACCCGCCAGCTTCGATCAGGACTCGTTGACTCGGGTGGATCGCTGGATCCTCTCGCGGCTACGAGAGACCATCGAAGGCGTGGATGCAGCGCTGGCCGAGTATCGATTCGATCGCGCCGCCGACCTTCTCTACCACTTCGTGTGGGGCAACTTCTGCGACTGGTACATCGAGTTTCTCAAGCCGGATCTCGGCGACGACGTCGAGCCCCAGCGGCGTGCCGCGGCTCGCGGCGTCCTACTGCATGTCTCCGCGACGACGTTGCGTCTTCTGCACCCGTTCATTCCGTTCGTCACCGAGGAACTCTGGGAACGACTGCCTCATCACGATGGCCTCCTCGCCGTCGCCTCCTGGCCGACTGCCGACGCGTATCAAGCCGACACGACCGCCGAGAAAGAGATCGAGCTGATGCGCGACGTCGTGGCTCGAATTCGAAATCTCCGAGCCGAGAGCCAGATCCCCCCCGGCAAACCGATCGAGGTCGTTCTCTACACCGGAGACGCGGCGTCCCGGGAGGTCTTGCGTCAGGAACGCAAGAGAATGGCAACACTCGTTCGTGCGTCGGGGATTCGCATCGCCGACATCGTAGATCGCACGACGATCGCGGCCCGGGGGATCGCCGGCGACGTTCAGATCGCCATCCCGCTCGAAGGACTCCTGGACCTCGACGCGGAACGGTCGAGGCTCCGGAAGGAACAGGGCAAGGTGGTCAAGGAGCTGGAGTCCCGCAAGCGCAAACTCTCGAACCGGTCGTTCCTCGCCAAGGCACCCGAAGATGTCGTCGCCAAGGAGCGGGAATTGCAGTCGGAATTGGCGGAGCGCCTCGGACGACTGGACGAGATGCTGGCCGCATTGGGCGACGACGAGGGGTCGTGA
- the nadC gene encoding carboxylating nicotinate-nucleotide diphosphorylase → MPTLPPELVEDVVRRALAEDLGHGGDLTTDPAILASLQAEAEIVARQDLVVAGLPLVVAVFAQLDPLLEVCLRHREGDPVRDETVVATLKGSAAPMLQGERTALNFVMRMSGVATATAEAVHEVAGTGVQILDTRKTIPGWRVLDKYAVRIGGGTNHRMGLYDAVMIKDTHLATGRPIMEWVAAALASGVTKDRITVEVRDLDQLQEAIASGAGRALLDNMGLDALRASVEAARGLIVLEASGGLMPGRLRDVAETGVDCMSLGYLTHSAGAADLSMRLSMGR, encoded by the coding sequence ATGCCGACGCTGCCTCCCGAACTTGTGGAGGACGTCGTTCGGCGTGCGTTGGCCGAGGACCTCGGCCACGGGGGGGACCTGACGACCGATCCGGCGATTCTAGCCTCGCTGCAGGCGGAAGCCGAGATCGTCGCGCGACAGGACCTGGTTGTGGCGGGGCTCCCACTGGTCGTGGCCGTCTTTGCGCAATTGGATCCGTTGCTGGAGGTCTGCCTGAGACACCGGGAGGGCGACCCTGTTCGGGACGAGACGGTCGTGGCAACCCTCAAGGGCAGCGCCGCCCCGATGCTTCAGGGCGAGCGAACGGCGTTGAACTTCGTGATGCGGATGAGCGGTGTCGCGACGGCGACCGCGGAGGCCGTCCACGAGGTCGCGGGCACGGGCGTGCAGATCCTGGACACCCGAAAGACGATCCCCGGATGGCGTGTCCTCGACAAGTACGCGGTCCGTATCGGCGGGGGAACGAATCACCGAATGGGACTGTACGACGCTGTCATGATCAAGGACACCCACCTCGCGACGGGACGCCCGATCATGGAGTGGGTCGCGGCCGCCCTGGCGAGTGGCGTCACGAAGGACCGGATCACCGTCGAGGTTCGTGACCTCGACCAGCTTCAAGAGGCGATCGCCTCCGGTGCCGGGAGGGCTCTTCTCGACAACATGGGGCTCGACGCGTTACGCGCGTCGGTGGAGGCCGCGCGCGGTCTCATCGTCCTCGAGGCCTCCGGAGGTCTGATGCCGGGTCGACTGCGGGATGTCGCGGAGACGGGCGTCGATTGCATGAGTCTCGGGTATCTGACCCACTCCGCCGGCGCTGCGGATCTCTCGATGCGCTTATCGATGGGACGATAG
- a CDS encoding biotin--[acetyl-CoA-carboxylase] ligase translates to MEEPSSSLDVGRLLELLDSGRYTIECLPSVESTNDRLKERARSGGPECRVVIADRQTAGRGRQQRPWFGAAGLGLYLSVAESIADRPRLVTRWTLGAGVAAAEACRSLTAIPVGLKWPNDLSYDGRKLGGILIEMHRRPDGRSEIFVGVGINVDHHPDDLPAELQDRAVSLRILLGERTPPTREQVAAEFLNRWSKVCDALAGDGWEAIRARWSSLSIWPAGSEVDVFPDGRLDCGESISGRLLGVDDVGALRIESADGAELVITQADSVRLREE, encoded by the coding sequence TTGGAGGAGCCGTCCTCATCGCTGGATGTCGGGCGGTTGCTGGAACTCCTGGACTCGGGTCGCTACACCATCGAATGCCTGCCGTCCGTGGAGTCGACCAACGATCGGCTGAAAGAGCGTGCCCGCTCCGGGGGACCGGAGTGTCGCGTCGTCATCGCCGATCGACAGACTGCTGGACGCGGACGTCAACAGCGTCCGTGGTTCGGCGCTGCAGGCCTGGGCCTCTACCTCTCGGTCGCCGAGTCGATCGCCGATCGGCCTCGACTCGTGACTCGCTGGACCCTCGGCGCCGGTGTCGCAGCCGCGGAGGCCTGTCGCAGTCTGACCGCGATACCCGTCGGCCTCAAGTGGCCCAACGACTTGAGCTACGACGGACGCAAACTCGGCGGGATCCTCATCGAGATGCATCGTCGACCGGACGGTCGGTCCGAGATCTTCGTCGGCGTCGGGATCAACGTGGATCACCATCCTGACGATCTGCCGGCGGAGCTGCAGGACAGGGCCGTATCGTTACGCATCCTTCTCGGCGAGAGGACCCCTCCTACACGGGAGCAAGTTGCCGCCGAGTTCTTGAACCGCTGGTCGAAGGTCTGCGATGCGCTCGCTGGAGACGGCTGGGAGGCGATCCGTGCTCGTTGGAGTAGTCTATCGATATGGCCCGCGGGGTCGGAGGTCGACGTCTTTCCCGATGGCCGGTTAGACTGCGGAGAGTCGATAAGCGGGAGACTGTTGGGAGTCGACGACGTGGGTGCGCTCCGGATCGAGAGTGCCGACGGCGCCGAACTCGTGATCACCCAGGCCGATAGTGTCCGGTTGCGGGAGGAATAG
- a CDS encoding type III pantothenate kinase, whose translation MLLAVDVGNTHSVFGLYDGETLRIDWRITTGLASTADELGVTLKGLFREAGIDFESVDGIVIASVVPDLSMPLTEMCRRYFGHEAVFIGPGVKTGVPIHCENPHEVGADRIVNAVAARERFGAPVVVVDFGTTTNFDVVGTSGAYIGGVIAPGVNLSAEALFNKAARLHPVDIHAPETVIGKNTEQCVRSGLFFGYVALVEGLLRRIRSEIEGEVPVVATGGVAVLFRNAIEGVDHFVPTLTLDGLRRVWEQNRP comes from the coding sequence GTGCTCTTGGCGGTGGATGTCGGAAATACCCACTCGGTGTTCGGCCTGTACGACGGGGAGACGCTCCGCATCGATTGGCGCATCACGACGGGTCTCGCGTCGACCGCCGATGAGTTGGGTGTCACGCTGAAAGGCCTGTTCCGCGAGGCGGGGATCGACTTCGAGAGCGTAGACGGCATCGTGATCGCCTCGGTGGTTCCCGACCTGTCCATGCCGCTTACCGAGATGTGCCGACGGTACTTCGGTCACGAGGCCGTCTTCATCGGACCCGGGGTCAAGACCGGCGTACCGATCCACTGCGAGAACCCCCACGAGGTTGGCGCGGATCGGATCGTCAACGCCGTCGCTGCCCGCGAGCGGTTCGGGGCTCCGGTGGTCGTGGTCGATTTCGGTACGACCACTAATTTCGATGTCGTCGGCACGAGTGGCGCCTACATCGGCGGCGTGATCGCTCCCGGCGTCAATCTCTCTGCAGAAGCGTTGTTCAACAAGGCCGCCCGACTTCACCCCGTCGACATCCACGCGCCGGAAACGGTGATCGGCAAGAACACGGAGCAATGTGTCCGGTCGGGATTGTTCTTCGGCTACGTTGCGCTCGTCGAGGGGCTCCTACGACGGATCCGCTCCGAGATCGAGGGCGAGGTCCCGGTGGTCGCGACCGGCGGCGTCGCCGTTCTGTTCCGCAACGCGATCGAGGGCGTCGACCATTTCGTTCCGACCCTGACCCTCGACGGCCTGCGACGGGTCTGGGAGCAGAATCGCCCGTGA
- a CDS encoding efflux RND transporter periplasmic adaptor subunit, which produces MRRLRAATLACVSLLAVLWGTGCGSAGGNSSAGAATPAPSAVAEEIVEGIAVEAIPALQRPLSNLYTTSATLRADRHATVVARTAGVIRRLLVEEGDRVREGQELALLEDDEQRIEYERANTTYQTKKIEFERAERLHAQGLMSDEEFDTRRRESEEARQSASLLELTLTRTRVRSPFAGTIVLRHLDPGASVSNGTAVYDLADLDPLYADVNVPERQVSRLETGQQVRLFAGEGDTVDEARIERISPVVDPDTGTVKVTLSVHRRAGLRPGGFIRLQIVTDTHADAIVVPRNALVAEGRRWHLYRVNDDQTTVERIEVTRGYEEGDWVGVRRVGDGSPIVAGDVIVSVGAPALSDGAVVEVIASDADESDRVAS; this is translated from the coding sequence ATGCGAAGACTCCGTGCCGCAACTCTGGCCTGCGTTTCGCTGTTGGCGGTGCTGTGGGGGACGGGTTGTGGCTCCGCCGGTGGAAACTCCTCGGCAGGCGCGGCCACACCCGCGCCGAGCGCCGTCGCCGAGGAGATCGTGGAGGGGATCGCCGTCGAGGCGATTCCGGCGCTCCAGAGACCGTTATCCAACCTCTACACAACCAGCGCCACGCTGCGAGCGGATCGTCACGCGACGGTGGTCGCGCGCACGGCCGGCGTCATCCGCCGGCTCCTGGTGGAGGAAGGGGACCGTGTCCGCGAAGGACAGGAGTTGGCGCTTCTCGAGGATGACGAGCAGAGGATCGAGTACGAGCGCGCGAATACCACCTACCAGACGAAGAAGATCGAATTCGAACGTGCCGAGAGGCTGCACGCCCAGGGATTGATGAGCGACGAGGAGTTCGACACCCGTCGCCGCGAATCCGAAGAGGCACGACAGTCCGCGTCGTTGCTGGAACTGACGCTGACCCGGACGCGTGTCCGGTCTCCGTTCGCGGGGACGATCGTGCTCCGTCATCTGGACCCCGGCGCCAGTGTCTCGAACGGGACAGCCGTGTACGACCTGGCGGACCTCGATCCGCTCTACGCCGACGTCAATGTGCCCGAGAGACAGGTCTCCCGTCTGGAGACCGGGCAGCAGGTTCGTCTGTTTGCCGGAGAGGGCGACACGGTCGACGAGGCCAGGATCGAGCGGATCTCTCCGGTCGTCGATCCCGACACCGGCACCGTCAAGGTGACGCTTAGCGTTCATCGTCGTGCCGGATTGCGGCCGGGCGGTTTCATCCGCCTGCAGATCGTCACCGACACCCACGCAGACGCCATCGTTGTCCCGCGAAACGCCCTTGTCGCCGAGGGGCGTCGCTGGCATCTCTATCGTGTCAACGACGATCAGACAACGGTGGAACGTATCGAGGTCACCCGCGGCTACGAGGAAGGTGACTGGGTCGGCGTGCGACGCGTCGGTGACGGCTCTCCGATCGTCGCCGGCGACGTGATCGTCTCCGTCGGGGCGCCTGCCCTGAGCGATGGGGCGGTTGTTGAGGTTATCGCCTCGGATGCGGACGAGAGCGACCGTGTCGCTAGCTGA